The nucleotide window GTTTTGAGTGTGATGATTTTCCCTGCGTAAAATTACGCCCGTTTGGTTAAAACGAATAACGCCGTGCCTATGATAGAATTTCCCGGCGTTTGACCTGAAAAATTATGAAAGATATAATAGTGGTACAATAGGAGGAGTAGTCTTGGACAAGATTAAATCAGCTTATGAAATGGCCATGGAACGTTTTCAGCAAAGGAAAGAAGTGCCTCGCTCGGAAATTGACCGGCTGGAGTACATGCCGGTGGGAAGAGCCATAGCCGCTAATTATCTTAGGGAAAGCAATTACGATATTTTCGCTGAAATCGGCAAGCACTCCGAAAATTATAAAAAGTACATAATCGAAGGTATGCAGGAAACCTTTTTGAACAATATCCTGCCGCCCGTCGACAAATCTTCCTGGACGACAAACAAGATGGTGATGGAAGGGCTGCTGCTGATTAAAGAGGACAAACAGGCGGTAGAGGAAGTTTATGGCCGGCTGGAGTACCTTTTCAAGTATTACGAGCAGACCCTGGTGCAAACTTACAGTCAGTTCAAAGATGATTATAGCGCGAAGATCAGCGCAACTGCCAGGTCGATGGGTAAAATGACCGGGGGAAAACTTAAGATTGATCCGGAGAAACAACCGGGCTTCCGGGAAGAATGGATGAAAATTCTTGGCCGTTTAAACGAACAGTATACTAAAGTACTGGGAGAACAGAAAGATAAACTGCGAAAGATCAATTAATCTCGCGCGGGGGTGTAATTAATATGGCCGTTGTGGAGGTAAGCATCGTGCCTGTAGGCACACAGTCGCCCAGCCTGAGTGAATATGTGGCTGGGTGTATCGCGATACTTGAAAGCGCCGAAGGGGTTACTTATCAACTTAACCCCATGGGTACTGTCATAGAAGGGGACTTGAACCGCGTTTTGGAGGTAATCCAAAGGATGCACGAGCACCCTTTTACAAGAGGTGTCGAAAGAGTGGTTACCACTGTTCGCATAGACGACCGGCGGGACAAGTCGTTGACTATGGCCGGTAAAGTAGCGGCGGTTAAGGCCAGGCTTAGACAGGGGCAATAATAATGAAATATTTTATTGAGCTGTTAAACAGCCTTAAACGGGGAGTAGTCGCTCCGGTTTATCTTTTTTACGGGGAAGAAACTTACTTGCGGGAGCAGGCTGTTTCACGTTTTAAGGATTATCTTGTCAAGGACGGCGGGTCTGGGCTGAACTATGACCTGATCGACGGTGAAGCGGTAAATCCGGCAGATATAGTGGCAAGAGCGGAGACTCTTCCATTTTTTTCTGATAAACGCCTGGTGGTGGTTAAGAATCCTCTTTTCTTAAAAACTAGACAGGCCGGTGAGTCAATTTCGGAAACTGAGGAGGAAGCGAAGGTTCCGGATAAAGAAAAACTGCTTTTGAATTACCTGGAGAACCCGCTAACTTCAACATGTCTTGTTTTTACTACCGGTGGGCCCGTGGATAAGCGTAAAAAAATATTTCGTTCAATTAAAAAAAACGGACGGGCAATAGATTTCACTTTTCTCAGAAAGGGGGAGCTGGGCCGTTGGCTGGCGCAAAAAGCCGGCGCGGCAGGCAAAAAATTCGATGCGGAGGCGGGAGACGCTTTCCTGGGATCCGTTGGCCCGTCATTGCAGAACTTGGTAATGGAACTGGATAAGTTGTTCTGTTACACAGCCGGACGCGAAGTGATTACTCTGTCAGATGTGCGCCGGGTATCCGCGCCCGGAGTAGAAGATAATATTTTTGCGATAGTCGACGCGATCGGCGGCAAGCGGTGCGGGGAAGCGCTGGCAGGTATTAAAGAAATGCTGGCGGCAAAAGAACCTCCCCTGCGCTTGCTTTCAATGATCTCCAGGCAGTTCCGCCTGCTGCTGCAAGTAAGTGATTTAACCGGGCGGGGCTGTTCGGCCCGGGAAATCTCCGGAAGGCTAAAAATACCTCCGTTTGTTTATCAAAAAATAGCCTCGCAATGTCACAATTTTGATCAAAGCCTGTTAATTGGAGTATTTGAATCACTGTCGGAGTTGGAAACAGCGGTAAAAGCCGGACGGCAGGAATTTTACCCGGCGATTGAGACGTATTTGTTGAAACTCTGCGTTTAGTCCGGTTATCCGGTTAACAGTGCAAAAATAAAAACCACCCTTATGATGTATAGGGTGGTTTTTCAGCCTTAACCCATTGACTTATTAAATCTCTTCATTAGACGTGATTTTTTGCGTGAAGCTGCATTTTTATGTAAAATGCCTTTTGTTACGGCTTTGTCAATTGCTTTCACGGCATTACGAAGCTTTATACCGGCTTCTTCAGCATTGGTTGCGCCCAAGGCTCCTTCGAACTTTCTGATGGTAGTCCGCAGCGCAGATTTGATCCGGGTGTTGCGTAATGTCCTTAAACGGATAATTTCGGCCCGTTTTGCTGCTGATTTAATGTTCGGCATATTTTTACTCACCCCCCAACGGGACCAATTTTACCATGCGCGGTGAAAAAATGCAAGCATGACTGGTATATACTTTCATATTTCAGGTAAAGCTACAGGTAATTGAAAAAGATTGGGGGTGAATTGAATATGCAATGGCTCGGATTAATCATCAGGTTTGTTGTTTCAGCACTTGTTTTGATCGTTGTGAGTTGGCTCTCACCCGGCTTTGTGGTGAGGGGGGGATTCGTCGGGGCTTTAATCGCCGCGGTGGTAATTGCCGTGCTCGGCTACATTGCTGAAGCTCTCCTGGGTGAACGAATTTCACCAAGGAACAGAGGTCTCGTAGGCTTTATTACGGCGGCAGTGGTAATTTACCTAGCCCAATTTATTATTCCTACGCTTCTCAGTGTGAACCTGGTCGGCGCGTTGATTTCCGCATTTATCGTTGGACTTATTGATGCCTTTGTACCGACTGTCATACGCTAACGGAGACGACCTTCATAAACTCTTCCTCCAGGACATAGAATTAATGAATGATTCCTGGAGGGAGGGTTTTTTATGTACCCATTGCCCGCCGCCGGCCGGTTACGGTATATGCGCGCCGGTCATGTCTGCAAATTTATTGCCCTGGCCGGGGTAGTTTTGATGCCGCTGTTATTATTTTTCCAGGTAACGGGCGCGGCGGCCTTGATGACGCTTAAGGAAAGCGCAGGTAGAATACCGGAAGAGGTCATCGCAGTGTTTTACCAGCGGGAACCGCTGAAAATACTGCAATGCGCCCTGCCGGTGCTATGCTGGGGCGGCTTCGAAGAGGATTCCCGAACTGACAGCCTGTCACAATCGCTACTGGATTCCCTGGGTGCCGTTGTCCAGGTGAATCTGTGCAGCCCGGTTGCGGTTTTAAGATCGCAAATGCCTCTGCTGGTTATGTCCGAGCCACGAGGAGTTGTGGCGGTAAGCAGGTCAGGTGACGCTCACCCGGTTAACCCCGTTCCGGTAAACAAGGTATCGGCCTTGCTTGGAGATAGCCTTGTGATAATATATAACACGCATACCGGGGAAACGTACAGTATGACTGACCGGGTAGAAAGGCTGGACGGCAGGCAAGGCGGAGTTGTAACTGTGGCGGCGGCGCTGCAGGATACCCTGGAGGGCAAGTACGGAATTAAAGTGGCCCGCTCGGACAGGATCAATGACGCTAACTACGACAATGCCTACATCGAGTCGGAGAAAACCGCGAAGGAACTGCTAGCCGACAATCCCAAGGCCAGGGTTGTTTTCGATATTCACCGCGACGCCGCAAAATCGCGTGAACAAAGTTTGGTTACTGTGAACGGTGAAAAAGTTGCGCCGATTCTTTTTATTACCGGTTCCGGCGCACGCAAGTCGTCCGCCGGGCTGCAGCAGAATTATGCCTTCGCCGCAAAGCTTTCGGGAAAAGTCAATGAGATGTATCCAGGGCTTTCTCTGGGGGTCAGGGTTAAGAA belongs to Pelotomaculum isophthalicicum JI and includes:
- a CDS encoding phage holin family protein; translation: MQWLGLIIRFVVSALVLIVVSWLSPGFVVRGGFVGALIAAVVIAVLGYIAEALLGERISPRNRGLVGFITAAVVIYLAQFIIPTLLSVNLVGALISAFIVGLIDAFVPTVIR
- a CDS encoding MTH1187 family thiamine-binding protein, translating into MAVVEVSIVPVGTQSPSLSEYVAGCIAILESAEGVTYQLNPMGTVIEGDLNRVLEVIQRMHEHPFTRGVERVVTTVRIDDRRDKSLTMAGKVAAVKARLRQGQ
- the holA gene encoding DNA polymerase III subunit delta, translated to MKYFIELLNSLKRGVVAPVYLFYGEETYLREQAVSRFKDYLVKDGGSGLNYDLIDGEAVNPADIVARAETLPFFSDKRLVVVKNPLFLKTRQAGESISETEEEAKVPDKEKLLLNYLENPLTSTCLVFTTGGPVDKRKKIFRSIKKNGRAIDFTFLRKGELGRWLAQKAGAAGKKFDAEAGDAFLGSVGPSLQNLVMELDKLFCYTAGREVITLSDVRRVSAPGVEDNIFAIVDAIGGKRCGEALAGIKEMLAAKEPPLRLLSMISRQFRLLLQVSDLTGRGCSAREISGRLKIPPFVYQKIASQCHNFDQSLLIGVFESLSELETAVKAGRQEFYPAIETYLLKLCV
- the spoIIP gene encoding stage II sporulation protein P, giving the protein MYPLPAAGRLRYMRAGHVCKFIALAGVVLMPLLLFFQVTGAAALMTLKESAGRIPEEVIAVFYQREPLKILQCALPVLCWGGFEEDSRTDSLSQSLLDSLGAVVQVNLCSPVAVLRSQMPLLVMSEPRGVVAVSRSGDAHPVNPVPVNKVSALLGDSLVIIYNTHTGETYSMTDRVERLDGRQGGVVTVAAALQDTLEGKYGIKVARSDRINDANYDNAYIESEKTAKELLADNPKARVVFDIHRDAAKSREQSLVTVNGEKVAPILFITGSGARKSSAGLQQNYAFAAKLSGKVNEMYPGLSLGVRVKNSNYNQYLHPHAVLVEIGTSKNSVEEAVRSAVLLADVVVRVITEES
- the rpsT gene encoding 30S ribosomal protein S20, which encodes MPNIKSAAKRAEIIRLRTLRNTRIKSALRTTIRKFEGALGATNAEEAGIKLRNAVKAIDKAVTKGILHKNAASRKKSRLMKRFNKSMG